A region from the Rhodopseudomonas julia genome encodes:
- a CDS encoding ABC transporter permease: protein MTLQSKSRPWILSAPALLLFLVLLLVPLAMTFILSFHSFSFYGGIAPTFSLENYVEVLSDGYFYEIFGRTFAIALATTLICAAIGLPQAYFLSRMHPFWRSVMLLVVLGPLLISVVVRTLGWAILLGNKGVINDALRDLGLITSPIRMMYTSGGIVLALVHVMVPFMILAIWAALQRTDPATESAAESLGARPWTIFRRIVLPQAMPGILSGSLIVFSLSASAFATPAILGGRRVKVVSTTVYDEFLNTLNWPLGATIAILLLVSVLAIMVGWNRLVERRFAGVFE, encoded by the coding sequence ATGACACTTCAATCGAAATCCAGACCCTGGATCTTGAGCGCCCCTGCGCTCCTCCTCTTTCTCGTGCTGCTCCTCGTGCCGCTGGCGATGACCTTCATCCTCAGCTTTCACAGCTTCTCTTTCTATGGCGGCATCGCCCCGACCTTCTCTCTGGAGAATTACGTCGAGGTCCTGAGCGACGGCTATTTCTACGAGATTTTCGGGCGCACTTTCGCGATCGCGCTCGCCACCACGCTCATCTGCGCCGCGATCGGTCTGCCGCAGGCTTATTTCCTGTCGCGCATGCACCCGTTCTGGCGCTCCGTGATGCTCCTCGTCGTGCTCGGCCCGCTCCTCATCTCCGTCGTGGTGCGCACGCTCGGCTGGGCGATCCTTCTCGGCAACAAGGGCGTCATCAACGACGCGCTGCGTGACCTCGGCCTCATCACCTCGCCGATCCGCATGATGTACACGTCCGGAGGCATCGTGCTCGCCCTCGTCCATGTCATGGTGCCGTTCATGATCCTCGCCATCTGGGCCGCACTTCAGCGCACCGATCCGGCGACGGAAAGTGCCGCGGAATCGCTCGGCGCCCGGCCCTGGACCATCTTCCGCAGGATCGTCCTGCCGCAGGCGATGCCGGGCATCCTGTCGGGCTCCCTCATCGTCTTTTCGCTGTCGGCGAGCGCCTTCGCCACGCCGGCCATCCTCGGCGGCCGCCGCGTCAAGGTCGTTTCCACCACCGTCTATGACGAGTTCCTGAACACCTTGAACTGGCCGCTCGGCGCGACGATCGCGATCCTTCTTCTGGTCTCGGTGCTCGCCATCATGGTCGGCTGGAACCGGCTCGTCGAACGCCGTTTCGCGGGGGT